The DNA segment TTTGATGGATGACGTCAATTCTATTCGATTTTATCTCCCGCAAAAAACCGTGATACTTATCACATCGACGGAACAACGTCTTACTACACAAGAATAACCTGCGAGAGATTAATCATGAAAAATATCAAATATGCTGTTGCTGCTATCGCTCTGTCTACCCTGTCATTTGGCGTTTTCGCTGCCGAGCCGGTAACGGCTTCCCAGGCGCAAAGCATGAATAAAATCGGTGTTGTTTCTGCGGAAGGCGCCACCACTCTGGATGGACTGGAAGCGAAACTGGCTGAGAAAGCGGCAGCTGCCGGCGCAACCGGTTATAGCATCACTTCCGCAACCAACAACAACAAAATGAGCGGCACTGCTGTTATCTACAAATAATTTCACGCGTTTCTGTTATACCCGTCTGTTTGCCGACAGACACACTGCTCCAACCCTCATTGAACCTGTGTTACCCTTGTTCGCCCGTCCGCCACTGGACGGGCTTTTTTTTTGCCTGACGCTTAAAAATGCTGCGCTACCCGCGCAAGCCCTTCCGTTAACGTCGCCGCTTCTCCCGTAGCCACCAGGCAGCACGCCATCTGAATTTTCAGGGAAGCCGGGATCGGCTCGCTTCCCGCCAGGCAGCGCTCAATCCAGCGAGCGGTGGTTTCCGGGTCTTTTGCCGCAGGCAGCGGCACCGGCTCGTCGGGCATCTCGCTCTGGCGATCCTGAAGCACCTGCACGCCGGAACGGTCGATCAGGCTGATTTGCGGGCAACGCTGTGGATTGGCATACACCTCCCCTTCCGTGCCGTGCATCAGCAAACCGCGCCCACCGATGTCGGCAAAAAATTTCGCGACGCGCGGAACGTACTCCGGGTGCGAGACGCTGGACAACCGCAAGGCGGCATCTTCCGCAAACGGCGTCGCTAACTTCGCCAGCGTGTGCGCGCTGTTACGCACGCCCAGCCGCCAGCGCATTGCCAGCTGTTTTTCCAGCGGTGGGCACAGCGTACCAACAGGAATAAACACCGGCTCGTGTCCATCCAGCTTCGCCTGAGCCTGACCGGCGTGCAGCGTCGGCGCAATCCCCATCAGTTCGAAAATGGTCTCCGTCAGTACGCGCGTCGGATCTTCGCTTACGCCATGTACCACCACCGGAAAGCCCAGTTTATGCAGCAGAATCGCCAGCAACGGCGTCAGGTTCGCCTGTTTGCGCGCTCCGTTGTAGCTGGGGATGACAATCGGCATCGGTTTGGCGACCGGCGGCGTAAGCGTAATCGTGTGGTTCTGCATGGCTTCATAAAAGCCCAGCATCTCCGCTTCGCCTTCCCCTTTAATACGCAACGCGATCAACACGCCGCCCATTTCCAGTTCGGGCACATCGCCATTCAACATATGGGTATACAGGCCGCGCGCGGTATCCTGATCCAGGTCGCGGGCGTGATTTTTACCCCGACCGACCTCTTTGATGATTTTGCGATAATCCATGACATTCTCCACTGCGACATTTTTTTAACAATATAGCCCCTCTGGAGACCCTGCCGTTAGTTTTTTATCTCAGCCATCAATCACCTGTTTTTGTAGTAATTATTAAAACGCAAGCATTAGTTCAAATATTTGTGATTTTTATACACGATTCTAATCCGTAAACAATCTGATTAAATATCTGGCGAAGAGTTATTGAGGGTCCACGGTGAAAACGTCCAGGCTGGTTTTCACCACTTATACACCAGGATTTATGATGAACAAGGTTGCTTTAGGTTTATTCATCGCTGCAACAGTAGGATGTTCCGCATCCGCATTTGCGGCAACAAATGGCGAAGGTCAGATTAACTTTACGGGTGAAATCATTGACTCCGCTTGTCAGGTCGTTAATGGGTTAAGTAACCCGCTAAATGTCGAGTTGGGCAGAGTGTCTAAAACCGTATTTTCTGGCGCAGGCTCTACCAGCACACCAACGAAATTCGATATTCAGCTAAAAGACTGCCCGGAAATGGTGACCTCTGCCGCCATTAATTTTGGCGGTACGCCGGATACAGATAACAGCACGACCCTGGCATTAACGCCAGACACGGAGACGGCTACCGGTGTGGCAATTCAGTTGCTCGACTCGTCAGAGCAACCCGTCAGCTTATATACCCCTTCCCGTCAATATCCACTGACGGCAGGAAGCACGGTAAACGATCTGGAATTTGCAGCGCGTTATATTCAGACTCAGGCTGCCGTTACGGCCGGCCCGGCAAATTCCGTATCTACCTTTACCGTTATCTATAACTGATATTATCCATCCGAAGATATTAGCCCTTTCTTCAGGGCTAATATCTTTTATTCATGCTGAGAAATATTTATGCGTCACGGTTATTTACTGAGCACTCTTTTTCTGGTAGCAGCGACAGCGCATGCTGGCGTTATTATTAACGGCACCCGTCTTGTTTACCAGGGAGACAAAAAG comes from the Citrobacter koseri ATCC BAA-895 genome and includes:
- the ybiJ gene encoding DUF1471 family protein YbiJ; translation: MKNIKYAVAAIALSTLSFGVFAAEPVTASQAQSMNKIGVVSAEGATTLDGLEAKLAEKAAAAGATGYSITSATNNNKMSGTAVIYK
- a CDS encoding fimbrial protein; this encodes MNKVALGLFIAATVGCSASAFAATNGEGQINFTGEIIDSACQVVNGLSNPLNVELGRVSKTVFSGAGSTSTPTKFDIQLKDCPEMVTSAAINFGGTPDTDNSTTLALTPDTETATGVAIQLLDSSEQPVSLYTPSRQYPLTAGSTVNDLEFAARYIQTQAAVTAGPANSVSTFTVIYN
- the ybiB gene encoding DNA-binding protein YbiB — encoded protein: MDYRKIIKEVGRGKNHARDLDQDTARGLYTHMLNGDVPELEMGGVLIALRIKGEGEAEMLGFYEAMQNHTITLTPPVAKPMPIVIPSYNGARKQANLTPLLAILLHKLGFPVVVHGVSEDPTRVLTETIFELMGIAPTLHAGQAQAKLDGHEPVFIPVGTLCPPLEKQLAMRWRLGVRNSAHTLAKLATPFAEDAALRLSSVSHPEYVPRVAKFFADIGGRGLLMHGTEGEVYANPQRCPQISLIDRSGVQVLQDRQSEMPDEPVPLPAAKDPETTARWIERCLAGSEPIPASLKIQMACCLVATGEAATLTEGLARVAQHF